In Bacteroidales bacterium, the DNA window ACCAAAGCTCATAGTTATGCCCCTGTTTATCTGCCTAATGAGTTCCCTTTCATATATCGTCTTTCTACTCACGTTACTTTTAATTCACTTAACCAATGGGAGCAATATAAACATTTCTTTAAAGATAATCGTGTATTAGCTGGTTTACGTGTTAATCCAGAATACTCTGAAATTAAACACGATATTTATAATCCTGCCATAAAAGGTTCAAGACTTGGAATTACCAGAGAATATATGCCATCACAGCTTCCCGATGGCATTTCTGGCTTGCATTTTCATGTTATGTGTGAACAAGACTCTTACGTTCTTGAAAGAGTTTTAGAAAATTTTTTAAACAAATTTAAAGGATATCTTCCTCAAATACAGTGGCTTAATCTAGGAGGGGGACATCTGATTACTCACCAATCTTACAATGTGCAACACCTGATTAACTTACTCAATGATTTTAAGTCCCGTTATCCATGGCTGGAATTAATTATGGAACCCGGAGAAGCTATAGGTTGGGAAACTGGCTTTCTTAAAGCAACCGTGCTGGATATTGTAAAAAACAACCGTATTCAGACAGCCATGCTTGATGTTTCTTTCTCAGCTCATATGCCAGACACTCTAGAAATGCCTTATAAGCCCGTTATACGAAATGCTGCCGAACCAGGTGTTTTCCCTTACGTTTACCGCATGGGAGGCATGACATGCCTTGCTGGCGATTTCATTGGAGATTATAGTTTTCCAGAACCCCTCAAAATAGGTGATGAAATTATTTTCGAAGACATGATTCACTATACCATGGTAAAGACAACTTTTTTCAACGGAGTAAAACATCCTTCCATTGGTATTATCAAGCAAGATGGATCTTTTCAACTGCTTAGAAAGTTTCATTATCTAGAATTCAAAAATAAGTTGTCTTGATATGTTATTCAATGGAAAATCATACCAATCTGTTTGGGCAGAACAAAACAAAAAAATAATTTATTTAGTCAATCAGCGCAATCTTCCATTTAGCTTTGAAATTGTTGAAATCAAAACCATTGAAGAACTTCTGGAAGCTATTAAAAACCTCACCGTCCGAGGAGCTCCTGCCATTGGTATAGCAGCTGCTTACGGTATATGGCTTATCTTAGAACAGCATAGAAACAACAAGAAAAGTATTCAGTTCGAATACGATCGACTCATTCATTCTAGACCAACTGCTGTCAATCTCATGCGAGGAGCTAATTACGTCATGGAAAAGGTGAAAGAGAGTTATGATCCTTCCATAGCATTTAAAGCCGCTTGTGAATTTGCCAAAGAAGAGATCGAAGCAGCTAAACTCATCGGCGAATATGGGCTTTCGCTTATCGAGGAATTTTATACCATGGTAAATCGTCCCGTGAACATTTTGACCCATTGCAATGCTGGTTGGTTGGCTTGTGGGGATTATGGTACGGCTCTTTCTCCTATTTTTCTGGCAAAACAAAAAGGTATTCCCATTCATATATGGGTTGATGAAACTCAACCTCTCCTACAGGGTGCTCGGCTAACTGCGTGGGAATTATATCATGAAAACATTTCCTTTAACATATTACCCGATAATTCGGCAGGATATTTAATGGCTTTGAATAAAATTGATATGATTATTACAGGAGCTGACAGGATAGCAATGAACGGAGATGTAGCAAATAAAATAGGAACATATTCCCTCGCTGTGCTGGCTCATTACCATCAAATTCCATTCTACGTTGCCGCACCCTTATCTACTTTTGATTTTGAACTAAAAACAGGAGTAGATATACCCATAGAACAACGCTCCGCTGATGAAGTCCTTTGTGCAAGGGTTTGGGTAAATGAAGAGTGGAAATTCTTCCCCAAAACAGTCACTCATTTTCCCACCGTTAATTACGCATTCGATATAACTCCTGCTCATTTTATTCGTGCCTACATCACCAATCACGGAATAATTCACCACCCTCAGGAACTTTCCAGCTAAAATTCAAATGAAAATCCATCGTAAGCTGCTATCACGCCTTCTGGCAATAGTGTTCGCAACTCCCGATAAGGAGGCATAAAATGACTTATGTGTGTAAGGTAGGCTCTTTGTGGATTAACTTTTTCTATGATTGATAGAGCTTCTTGTAACGAAAAATGGGTTTCATGCGGCTGGAGTCTTAATGCGTTAATAATTAAAATTTCCGTTCCTTGAAGAAATTCAATAACATCATCGTTTAATTTGTTGGCATCAGTAATATAAGCAAGTCGTTCGAATCTGAATCCCCATATTTTCTGCTTCCCATGCCAAACCTGAAAAGCCTGAACGATAGCCTTTTCTATTTTTATGGTTGACTGCAAAGGAAAAAATTTGATCATGGGTGGACCAGTGTATTCACCAGGATCAAAGACATAAGGAAAAGCTTGCCTTATCTCGTGACGTATGTGTTCGTCAGCATAGACAGAGATAATTTTATTTTTCATAAAATTAAGCCCTCGTATGTCGTCCAAACCTCCAATATGATCGCGATGGCCGTGAGTGATTAAAATTGCGTCCACATCGTCCAATCCATTCTGTAACATTTGTTGTCTAAAATCAGGTCCACAATCAATGATTATTTTCGCACCTTTATAAAAAATATAAGCTGATGAACGCAACCTTTTATCTCGAAAATCCAGCGAACAACACGTCCGACATCTACAACCAAGAACAGGAACGCCCGTAGAAGTACCCGTACCTAAAAAAATGAAAGTATTATTCCTCATAATCTATTGCAGACGCATAATCATTGAAGTAGTATCCAAATACATTTTTTTAAGATCTTGATTCATAAACCAAGACATAGAATAAGCATTAACAAACTTCAAGTGAGTTGATTTTTTTAAATAAAATGAAATGTTGGTCTGAAAAATTTTTCTTTCAAATATCCATGGGTGAGGATTAATGTAAAGTGTATCATGTTGTACTATCGACCAGTATTTTTGATACACATATACGTTAGAATGTCCTCTTAAATTGAAATTGTAATGCAGAAAAGCATATTTCTTGGACGTATCAACCTGATAAAAAGTAACACTTGGGTAAGACCAGAATCCATGTTTTTGAGTCATAGGATAAACTTTTACGTAGAAAGTATCGTGCTTAATAAGTTCCTGCATGGCACCCTTAGTCCTTTTTGTAAAAAACGGAATAGCTAGCATAAACAATATTAGTACAGTAACCAGGTATGAAAAAATCGTAGGTATCAAGAAAGTTCTAGCATGTATACTTTTCTTGAACTTAAACCATGCAAAGATCCAACTTAACATAATCGCAAAAGCAATAATAATAAGCAACAGGATTGTTACCCATTTCGAACCACTTATAGCTAAGAATAAATCATAAATATTACTATGATAAATGAAAAAATTATCAATAAGCATGTCTAAAGAGGTAAAGGCAAAAAGAAATAATACAAACAACACCCCCCAGAAAACAAGTAAGATTATGTGAAGAAAACGATTATTCAAAATATCCTTCATGAACCTATAAAAATTTATGAAATAGAATTTCCTGGGGTGGATTTTTCACTTGTAACTTCTACAAGTCCATAAGTGCCATCCTCATGCAAAGCGTATAAAATCATTCCATGGGATTCAACATTTCGTATGTTTTTTTTCTTCAAATTGGCAAGTAAAACCACCTTTTTCCCAATTAATTCAGAAGGATGAATCGATGGAGCTACACCTGAAACAACAAAACGTTTTTCGAACCCAAGGTCAACTTCAAGCTTTAGCAATTTGTCAGATTTCTCTATTTTTTCAGCATGAAGCACGCGCACTACCCTTAGGTCTAATTTCTCAAAGTCCTCAATGTTAATGGTAGGCTTGATTTGTGAGATCGACGATGAGGATTTATCTTTTTTTAATTTTTGAGTTTGCTTTTCCACCATTTCGTCTGTAATACGTTCGAAAAGTTTTTGAGGTTTATTCAGTTGATGACCAGGAGGTATAAGAATGCTTCCTACCTTGTCCCATGACAACGAATCAATCCGTAACATATGTTGTAATTTCTGTGCACTGAATGGCAAAAAAATTTCACTCAGCACATAGAGGTTTGCTACAAGTTGCAAAGCATTAAAAAGAATACCTTCAGCTTCTTTAGCATCAGCCTTTTGTAATTTCCATGGTTCTTTATCGGTTAGATATTTATTGCCCAATCGAGCTATTTGTATAAATTGATACATAGCATCTCTGAAGCGAAATTCATGAAGAGCTTGAAAAATATTCTCTTTAATTATCCTTACCTCTTGCAAAAGCTTTTCAAGTTCTTGAGGCTTGTTCTGAGCCGGTGCAATTCCGTCGTAATAACTATGAATAAGAGAAAGGGTACGATGGACAAAGTTACTATAAACATCAACGAGTTCTCCGTTGACGTGAGTCTGAAATTCCTTCCAAGAAAAATTATTATCCTTAGTTTCAGGAGATACAATAGTAAGCATGTAACGAAGAGCATCCTGTAGACCTGGAAAATCTTGTAGATACTCATGTAGCCAAACTGCCCAATTGCGAGAAGTGCTTATTTTATCGTTTTCAAGATTTAAAAATTCATTAGCAGGGACATTGTCTGGTAAAATGAATTCCCCATGAGCTTTAAGCATTGCAGGAAAAATAATGCAATGAAAAACAATGTTATCTTTCCCAATGAAATGAATCAGTCGTGTGTCATTATCTTTCCAATAGGGTTCCCAGCTCTTACCAGTAAGATGGCTCCAGTGCTTTGTGGCTGAAATGTAACCAATGGGTGCATCAAACCATACGTAAAGAACTTTGTTTTCATAACCTTCTATAGGAACTTTGACCCCCCACGTCAAATCTCGAGTAACTGCTCTAGGCTTTAAACCAGCATCTAACCAACTTTTACATTGCCCGTATACATTAGGTTTCCATTCCTGATGTTCTTCGAGAATCCAATGCCTTAGCCATTCTTCATACTTATCAAGAGGCAAATACCAATGTTTTGTTTTTTTCCTCACAGGAGGTTTGTTGGACAAAATTGAAGTAGGATTTAGGAGTTCTTCAGGACTTAAAGAAGATCCACATTTTTCACATTGGTCTCCATAGGCAGATTCGTAACCACATTTAGGACAAGTTCCACGAATATATCTATCTGCCAAAAACATAGAAGCTTCTTCATCGTAATATTGTTCTGTTTCTATTTCAATCAGCTTACCCTCTTCGTAAAGCTTTTTAAAAAAAGAAGATGAGGTCTCATGATGAATTGGCAAGCTAGTTCGAGAATAAATATCGAAAGAGATACCAAACTCTTCGAAAGATTTACATATGAGATCATGATAGAAATCAACCACTTCCTGAGGCGTTTTCCCTTCTTGCATAGCTCGAATAGTAATGGGAACTCCGTGTTCATCACTTCCTCCGATAAAAAGAACATCCTCGCCCGTTTTGCGAAGAAAACGTACATAAATATCTGCTGGAACATATACACCAGCTAAATGACCGATGTGAATAGGTCCATTTGCATATGGCAAAGCCGTTGTGACAAGATATCTTTTCCACTTTTTTTCCATAACCTTAATAATTAATCATGATGGGAACTTGAATTTGGGTAGCTAAAAATTGATAAATTTGTCCCATCTCATCAGGTGTCAGTTTTCTAATCCCTAAATATGGTGTTGGACGATCCACGGGATAAATCATCCATCCTTTGAGGAAAAACTTATCAATTAAAGTAAACCACTTTTCTAATATGTGGGTGTCATAATTTTTTATAACAACTCCATTTTCCTTTTGATATTCAAGAAAAATGGTCTGTAAATAAAAAGGAAAGGTTAAACTTTTTAAATGATGGACTATACTTTTAAAATCAATACCTGAACTAGGTTGATTAATTTCATAAAAAAGTTCTGGTGTGGGTGCATCCAATTTAAGAATTGGATTTTCAATGAGTGAGAGAGCCTCTTTGACTTCACTTTTATGCAACATAGTGGAATTAGAAAGAACCGATATCTTTGCTTCAGGATAATAAATTTGCCGAATTCTCTTGACTGCTTTAACTATTTCTAAAAAATCAGGATGTAGGGTCGGTTCTCCATTACCAGAAAAAGTTATAGAATCAATACTTTCACCTTTTTTTTTAAGAAATGACAACCTTTCTTCAAGAATTTGCGCCATCTCTGTTACGGTAGGGAAAGCAAATTTGTCGGGCACGGAAACGTCACTAAGACCACATTCGCAGTAAATACAGTTGAAATTGCAAAATTTATGTTGAGGCAATACGATATTAATTCCTAGCGACTTTCCTAACCTACGACTGTGAACTGGGCCAAAAACGAGCTGATGATAAAGTCTATTCATTCTTATCAATCAAGTTTCCAAATTCCTTATATGCATGGTCTATGGCTTTCATGAAATTTTCAACATTTTCTTTAAGTTGCTTTTTATAGAGAGATTTTGCTTCTTTTCTTTTTTGGTAACGTTCATGCTTTTTCAAACGTTTACCACGAAAAAATCGATGGTTAAGTGCATCAAGTACCTCCTGGTATTCTTGCTGAGTTTGATCAAGTAATTCTTGAATTTTATCATCCTTCTGAGGGTAAATATCGCTCATTATAAGAGCGTCAGCAACAAAAATTCCTGCTATCCTCTTAATCCTTTTCTTCAATACTCTTTTGCTTGCCATGGTTCATTCATTTTTTTATAGTGAAACAATAAATGTTCATTCAAAATTACGCGAAAAATTCCATTTGCATCGTAACCTAATTTTTCTTTCAATTCAAAAATAGAACCATGTTCGACGAATCTATCTGGAACCCCGAGTCTAATGAGACGAACTCCATAATTATGTTCGGCTATATATTCAGCAATAGTCGAACCAAGACCACCATCGATAACACCATCCTCCACGGTAACAATGACAGCATGCTTTTCACATAAATGTCGGAGAGCATCTTGATCGATAGGCTTTAAAAAACGCATGTTATAATGAGTAAATGATATATTTTTAGCTTCTAATCTATCATAAAGAGAAAGAACATCTAAACCAGGGGCTCCAATGGTGGCTATTCCAATGGTACATCCTTCGTGCAAAAGTTGTGCTTTACCGACAGGTAAAACTTCCCATGTTTTTTCCCATTTTAGATGATGTGCCTCGCCACGAGGATAACGAATTGCAAAAGGTTTATTTAAGTCGATAGCTTGTGCCGTATACAACATATCCTGAAGTTCAAATTCATCCATAGGAGCACCAATGATAATATTGGGGATAAGGCGAAGATAAGCAAGATCAAAAATTCCCTGGTGAGTTGCTCCATCTTCCCCGACGAGACCTCCTCGATCGATGCACATAACGACAGGAGCTCTTTGCAGAGCTACATCATGGATAAGTTGGTCATAGCCTCGTTGTAAAAAAGTGGAATAAATAGTACAATAAGGTATTTTTCCTGCCAATGCAAGACCTGCAGCGAAAGTAACAGCATGTTGTTCCGCAATACCCACATCAAATACACGATCCGGAAATTTTTCTTTCATGAATGTCAATGCACTTCCAGTTAGCATGGCTGGTGTGATAGCCACAATCTTAGGGTTTGTCTCAGCTAATTTTAAAAGAGTCTTTCCAAAAACCACATGCATCTTGGGTGGCTTATTTTCTTGATCTTCATCACAAACTTTACCTGTTTCTATGTCAAATTTGCCCGGGCTATGGTAGGTAATTTGGTCCTTTTCAGCAGGTTTAAAGCCTTTTCCTTTTACTGTTAAAACGTGTAGTACTTTTGGTCCTGGGACATCTTTTAAATCCTTCAAAACATATATGAGCTTCTTTATATCATGACCATCAACAGGCCCAAAATATCGGATACCAAAAATTTCAAAAATATTAGCTTTTTTAAACCAAGTCCATTTAATAGCTGCAAACAAATTAGTGATAAGCACGTGCAACCAAGTACCTTTTAAAAAACGCCAAAAACGATATTTGATAAAATTATACGTGTGGGAAGCTGTAATTCGAGTAAAATGTTGAGCAAGAGCAGTGCGGTTTTTGTCAATTGACATACCATTGTCATTGAGAATAATAAGAATATTGGCTTTAGCCTGACTGATGTTATTCAACGCTTCAAATGGCTGACCAGCTGTGAAACTACCATCACCAATAACAGCAATGTAATGATTTTGTGACGATTCTTCTCCCATAGCTAATCCCAAAGCAGCTGACAAACTTGTACTGCTATGCCCCGTACCGAAAACATCATGTTCACTTTCTTCACGTAAGGGAAATCCGCTAATTCCGCCCAGTTGCCTTAAAGTATGAAAACGATCTTTCCTACCTGTCAAAATTTTATGAACATACGATTGATGACCAACATCCCATATAATCTTATCTTGAGGAGAATTAAACACATAATGAAGAGCTATGCTTAATTCTACTACTCCAAGATTAGCACCTAAATGTCCAGGATGTTTTGAATTTATCTCAATAAGAAAATTTCTGATCTCTTCAGCGAGAAGAGGCAACTTTTCCCGTGGAATCTTTTTAAGATCATCTGGAGTGTTTATTTTTTCTAGCCACATTTTCCTTGAATCGTAAACAAAGTTATATCATTTATATCTTTTATATCTTTTTTTATCACTCCATCTTCTTATATTCTTCTTGAGATCAAATTCAATTAATGTTATTTAACAAAACCACGTTGATAATCTGCAAAACAATATCGTACTAAAACATCATAGCAAAAATTCATCATTTTTTTAATCTACCGCGACTTATAAAAATTCTATCAGAAACTTAATTTGCATGTTTTATTTTTGCATGGTTTTAATAATGTGTTATGTTCAAAAAAATTAGTGAAGTTTCTAAACTGATAACAGAGAGTTCTTTATTTCAAAACTTTATTGTTTTCCTAATCTTATTTTCAGCTGTTGTAATAGGGTTAGAAACATATTCGGGATTTGTAAAAAAATTTCATCATGAATTATTGATAGCTGATCGAATTATCATTGCCTTTTTTTCACTTGAAATCATTTTAAAGATTTTGGCTCAAGGTAGGAAGCCACTATCTTATTTCAAAGATGGATGGAATGTTTTCGATTTTATAATAGTAGCTGTTTGTTTGATACCAGCAGGTGATACACACATCTTTGCAGTTTTGCGAATTTTACGAGTCCTGAGAGTTTTCAGAATGATTACCGCATTACCAAAGTTAAAACTAATTGTTTCTGCTTTACTCAGAAGTATCCCTTCTATGGGATATGTCATCGTGCTTATAGGGCTTTTGTTTTATGTTTATGCCATCGTTGGAGTTTTCGCCTTTGGTGAAAAGGATCCTTTTCATTTTGGCAATCTCCATTATGCTATGATTACTCTTTTCAAAATACTTACCCTTGAAGGATGGGTTGAAATTATGGATGTCATTGTTATTGACAATTCATCAGGTTCACCTAAAGTCATTTCCTATATTCCCTTCTTTTATTTTGCCAGTTTTATTCTCATAGGGGCTATGATAGTAATGAATCTTTTCATAGGAGTTATCATCAATAGCATGGAGGAATCCCAAAAAGAAATGTTACAAGAGAAAAAATCAAAAATGAATATTTCCAATACTGATGATATGTATGAAATCATACTTCAACGCATTGAAGAATTAACCAATGAGATTAAAAACTTAAAAAACAATAATTCTCAATAAAAAATCATTCTCACTTTTTATTTTCTGTTAAAAACGTCTGTTAGTTCATCATTCTGAACAAAAACTAATGAATGATACATATCTTTCCATAAGTGTTAATGTAGGCATCCTTTTTAACAGAATATGTCAGCTTATAAACATAACAATCCTGGGGTAAGATTTTTCCTTTATAAGTACCATCCCACCTTACATTGAAGTCCGTCGTACGGAAAACTAATTTTCCCCACTTATCATAAATGGCAAGATCAAAATATTCCGGATTAATACCCATGCCATAAACATGAAAATAATCATTAACTCCATCTTCATTGGGTGAAAAAGCTTCAGGAATATAGAGTGTAAAAAGGTTTTGAACATATACTTTACCGTACGTACTATCGCAACAACCTAATTGATTACATACCTTAAACATTACTTGATATTCTCCTTCTCCTGGATAAGTATGAATTGGATTGCAGTCTTGACTGAAAGTTCCATCACCGAAAGACCAAAAGCATTGGGTTCCTCCTGTGCTTTGATCAATGAAGCTTATTTCTGGATTATCAACAGTAGCAATAGGTGGAATTGCCTCAAAGTCAGCTTTTGGTCCACCCAATTGAGGTACAGTATAAGATCCTGTAACAGCACATTGATTTTGGTCAAAAACAGTCACAGTATATACGCCTGCTGAAATATTTTGAAGTGGATTGCTGTTTCCACCATTACTCCATTGATAAATGTATGGAGGAAAACCACCAGCTACGTTTAACTGAATACTTCCGTCTTTCTGACCGCAATTTTCAGGTGTTATATTGGCAGAAATAATCGAATGAATATCGTAAACTGAAATTGTTATCTGAGCTTGATCAGTGCAACCAGTTGCTGTAACAGTGCCTGTCACAGTATAAACAGTTGTAGTCGAAACAGTAGCAATGGGATTAGCAATGTTAGGATTGTTTAACCCGGTAGCAGGTGACCACGTATAAGTGTCAGCACCTGTAGCCCAAAGTTGCACAGATTTACCAGGACAAATGGTTGTGTCAGGCCCTGCCTGAACATCGCAAGGATTGACCACATTGCATGAAGGAGGAGCTGTATAATAAATGGTATCATTACAAGTGGGTGCGTTGGAGAAATATACAACTACATAATGTTGTTGACCATCCGCTTGAATACCAGTAATGGTAAAATTTTGAGGACTGGTAAATGGAGCATTAAAAGTAACATTTTGTCCTGCTTGATCTTGGACTATTAACTGACCAGTGGTAGGCTGTCCACTGAAGGTCACTGTACCGCTAACGCTATATGTATTCGTAGCAGGATTGCATTGACCAACATTAATCTGAAAGTTGTCTATATTGCATGTTACCACCGCACAGCTAGCTGCACCATTTCCACTAGTTTGTTCAAAAACCAAAGTCCCTTCAGCATCTTCAAAATTGGTTATCAATAGTATATAAAAATCCCCCACTTGAGCATTATAAATATGCAAATACTCTTCAGAAGCCGGATCGTAACTACAATCAACCACATTGCCTACGGGATAATAAGTAGGATTGCTTGTGTTGTTGGGACAATTCGCACATGATGCACATCCCGTTAATTGATTACAAGCTCCATTTAAAGAATTAAAAGGCCCATAACAAATAAAATCTACATCATTACCATTGGGAGAATAAATATGAATGATAATATCACCAGGTTGGTCAACAAACATGTAGTACCAGATAGGATTAGGTTGGGAACATAGACAACCATATTCTGGTCCAGTTTCAGCTGATGAACCCACGGCCATAGGGAAAAAATAAGTAGTATCCGTACAAAATGGTTGAGCATCAGCACAGGTAGTACCTATAGCTTCAAAGGTTAAAGTAACACATTCTGCACCTCCTGTATTACCACATCCACCCCACAAACCTCCACATAACCCAAATATGCCAGTACATTTGCTCACCAAAAGAGTGACTGTACCAGTAAAATTGGCTGTCCATACAATAGCTGAATTATTGCCACATCCTCCTAAATTATTATTATGAGCTAACTCTGTACCACCACAACCCATTCCTTGATATAGTGTTAAGTACGTATCAAAACCATTATTACCGCATGTGGTCCAAATATATGTTACACCGTTCACCACATTGTAATAAGCATAATCCCCCCCATGCACGCAATTCGATACGGTAATCTTTTGACCGATATTTACCGAAAACGAACCTGCGGGATTATTTACATTACAATTTGAGCATTGCCCCCAAACATTTATTAACCAGAAAATTAAAAAAATAAGTAAGCCAATATTTTTCATGGTTCCCTTTATTTTTTGTTAATAATACTTAGGACTTTGCCATATAATTCATCCCATTTTTTTCTATCAGGTCCATAATATATTGGAGTCAGCTTATTTTTATACCATTTGTTTTCGTCAAATAAACCACTACGCCAGAAAAACAAAACAAGAATATCGTGATCTTCATAGGCAAAAGCTTCGTGAGATAAAAAAACAAACTCGGGTTTATAGGCTTCAACCACATCCAAAACATTATCTATGTTTTGGTTCTGTTTAAGAACAACATACCCA includes these proteins:
- a CDS encoding gliding motility-associated C-terminal domain-containing protein yields the protein MKNIGLLIFLIFWLINVWGQCSNCNVNNPAGSFSVNIGQKITVSNCVHGGDYAYYNVVNGVTYIWTTCGNNGFDTYLTLYQGMGCGGTELAHNNNLGGCGNNSAIVWTANFTGTVTLLVSKCTGIFGLCGGLWGGCGNTGGAECVTLTFEAIGTTCADAQPFCTDTTYFFPMAVGSSAETGPEYGCLCSQPNPIWYYMFVDQPGDIIIHIYSPNGNDVDFICYGPFNSLNGACNQLTGCASCANCPNNTSNPTYYPVGNVVDCSYDPASEEYLHIYNAQVGDFYILLITNFEDAEGTLVFEQTSGNGAASCAVVTCNIDNFQINVGQCNPATNTYSVSGTVTFSGQPTTGQLIVQDQAGQNVTFNAPFTSPQNFTITGIQADGQQHYVVVYFSNAPTCNDTIYYTAPPSCNVVNPCDVQAGPDTTICPGKSVQLWATGADTYTWSPATGLNNPNIANPIATVSTTTVYTVTGTVTATGCTDQAQITISVYDIHSIISANITPENCGQKDGSIQLNVAGGFPPYIYQWSNGGNSNPLQNISAGVYTVTVFDQNQCAVTGSYTVPQLGGPKADFEAIPPIATVDNPEISFIDQSTGGTQCFWSFGDGTFSQDCNPIHTYPGEGEYQVMFKVCNQLGCCDSTYGKVYVQNLFTLYIPEAFSPNEDGVNDYFHVYGMGINPEYFDLAIYDKWGKLVFRTTDFNVRWDGTYKGKILPQDCYVYKLTYSVKKDAYINTYGKICIIH